CCACCTACCTGATGTGCCCGACCCCCACCTACCTGATGTGCCCGACCCCCTACCTACCTGATGTGCCCGACCCCCTACCTACCTGATGTGCCCGACCCCCTACCTGATGTGCCCACATGATACCTAATGTCCTGTCTCCCCCACAGGTCGGCTCCCTGCCCTAAAGACAAGTGATGATGGAGTTCTCTTCCAGCCCAGCAGAATCATCACCCACCTCAGGAAGCAGGTAAGTCGTTCCTCCTCTTCAGTTTCTCACTGTCCCTCCCCAGGTGGATAAACTCAGGTGATGTTGAAGGTGACAAGTTCTTTTTATCTTTGAATAATTGAAATATGCAAATTGAGGTGGGAGGATCCCAGTGACTGACACTTCATCTCTAGCACAAGCTGCTGCTGCTACAGGTCTGTGACTTTCTGCAGTGGGCGGAGTCTCCATGTATTTTGTGCCCAGTGCTGACAGATTTCCTTATGGAAGAGCAGAGTCAGCTGGTGAGACAGGGAGCCTTATACTTTGTACCTGGGGGCGGGGCAGCTGTTTATAGACATGCCACGCCCCCTGCTGGAGGAACACCCCCAGTGCAGCTCTTTCTTTGTTCCCATAGAAATACAATGCTGATTATGATCTGTCTGCCAGGCAAGGGGCGGATACGTTGGCCTTCATCTCCCTGCTGGAGGAAAAGCTCCTGCCTGCGCTGGTGAGTCTGACCTTTCCTGTGGGGCAGTTACTGGGGGTCTATCCCATGCTGTGCCCCCGCTCACTTACCCCCCATTCTCTGCAGATTCACAGCTTCTGGGTGGAGGGGAAGAATTACGTGGAGCACACCAGGAAGTGGTACGCCGAGTCCATCCCCTTCCCCCTCAACTTCTTCCTCCCCAACCAGATGCACAAGCGCAACATGGAGCGACTCAAGCTGATCCGGGGGGAGAGTTGGAGGGAGGAGGATGAGGAGATGGAGGGGCGGGTGAGtatgttaataaataatcctTGTGCCGCCCAGAATAGAGGAGGAGCAAGTGTAATTCACATCGGAAGCTCCTCCCACTTACTGTTACACACTGAGGGTACCCCCATATCCTACATGTCACCCCATTACCCTCCTGTCTGTGCCCCACAGCTCTACACTGATGCCCACGAGTGTCTGTCCCTCCTCTCCCAGCGCCTCGCCAACAACAACTTCTTCTTTGGGGACAGGTAAGTTCCCCGAAAACCTGGGTGTTGTCATAGGGTGGGCAGTGTCTGGGAGTGACTCCAGTTGGGCTACAGTGGGGTGCCAAAGGCATGCTGGGAGATTGGGGGGTGCAGAAGGACATGCTGGGAGATTGGGGGTGCAGAAGGACATGCTGGGAGATTGGGGGTGCAGAAGGACATGCTGGGAGATTGGGGGTGCAGAAGGACATGCTTGGAGATTGGGGGTGCAGAAGGACATGCTTGGAGATTGGGGGTGCAGAAGGATATGCTGGGAGATTGGGGGTGCAGAAGGACATGCTGGGAGATTGGGGGTGCAGAAGGACATGCTGGGAGATTGGGGGGTGCAGAAGGACATGCTGGGAGATTGGGGGTGCAGAAGGACATGCTGGGAGATTGGGGGTGCAGAAGGACATGCTGGGAGATTGGGGGTGCAGAAGGACATGCTTGGAGATTGGGGGTGCAGAAGGACATGCTTGGAGATTGGGGGTGCAGAAGGACATGCTTGGAGATTGGGGGTGCAGAAGGACATGCTGGGAGATTGGGGGTGCAGAAGGACATGCTGGGAGATTGGGGGTGCAGAAGGACATGCTGGGAGATTGGGGGTGCAGAAGGACATGCTGGGAGATTGGGGGTGCAGAAGGACATGCTGGGAGATTGGGGGTGCAGAAGGACATGCTGGGAGATTGGGGGTGCAGAAGGACATGCTTGGAGATTGGGGGTGCAGAAGGACATGCTGGGAGATTGGGGGTGCAGAAGGACATGCTGGGAGATTGGGTTTGCAGAAGGACATGCTGGGAGATTGGGGGTGCAGAAGGACATGCTTGGAGATTGGGGGTGCAGAAGGACATGCTGGGAGATTGTGGGTGCAGAAGGACATGCTTGGAGATTGGGGGTGCAGAAGGACATGCTGGGAGATTGGGGGTGCAGAAGGACATGCTGGGAGATTGGGGGGTGCAGACGGACATGCTTGGAGATTGGGTTTGCAGAAGGACATGCTGGGAGATTGGGGGTGCAGAAGGACATGCTGGGAGATTGGGGGTGCAGAAGGACATGCTGGGAGATTGGGGGTGCAGAAGGACATGCTGGGAGATTGGGGGTGCAGAAGGACATGCTGGGAGATTGGGGGTGCAGAAGGACATGCTGGGAGATTGGGGGTGCAGAAGGACATGCTGGGAGATTGGGGGTGCAGAAGGACATGCTGGGAGATTGGGGGGTGCAGACGGACATGCTGGGTGATTGGGGGGTGCAGAAGGACATGCTGGGAGCCTGTACACATGACCAATCACCTGCTTTCTCTCTTGTAGCCCCGCCTCCCTGGACGCCTATGTGTTCAGCCACTTGGCCCCTATACTGAATGCCAAACTGCCCAATAATAAACTGCAGCAGCACCTGAGCTCTCTGCCCAACCTGTGCCGCTACTGCACCTCCATCATCACCGTCTACTTCCCCTGGGAACAAGGTAAGAAGCACTTGCCCCCAGCCTTACACTTGTAGCTCCAGtactggggcagattcactagtaGCAGGAATACTGGGGCACTAACACTTGTAGCTCCAGtactggggcagattcactagtaGCAGGAATACTGGGGCACTAACACTTGTAGCTCCAGtactggggcagattcactagtaGCAGGAATACTGGGGCACTTACACTTATAGCTCCAGtactggggcagattcactagtaGCAGGAATACTGGGGCACTAACACTTATAGCTCCAGtactggggcagattcactagtaGCAGGAATACTGGGGCACTAACACTTATAGCTCCAAtactggggcagattcactagtaGCAGGAATACTGGGGCACTTACACTTGTAGCTCCAGtactggggcagattcactagtaGCAGGAATACTGGGGCACTAACACTTATAGCTCCAGtactggggcagattcactagtaGCAGGAATACTGGGGCACTAACACTTATAGCTCCAGtactggggcagattcactagtaGCATGAATACTGGGGCACTAACACTTATAGCTCCAGTACTAGGGCAGATTCACTAGTTGCAGGAATACTGGGGCACTAACACTTATAGCTCCAGtactggggcagattcactagtaGCAGGAATACTGGGGCACTAACACTTATAGCTCCAGtactggggcagattcactagtaGCAGGAATACTGGGGCACTAACACTTATAGCTCCAGtactggggcagattcactagtaGCAGGAATACTGGGGCACTAACACTTATAGCTCCAGtactggggcagattcactagtaGCATGAATACTGGGGCACTAACACTTATAGCTCCAGTACTAGGGCAGATTCACTAGTTGCAGGAATACTGGGGCACTAACACTTGTAGCTCCAGtactggggcagattcactagtaGCAGGAATACTGGGGCACTTACACTTATAGCTCCAGtactggggcagattcactagtaGCAGGAATACTGGGGCACTAACACTTATAGCTCCAGtactggggcagattcactagtaGCAGGAATACTGGGGCACTAACACTTATAGCTCCAGTACTGGGGCAGATTTGTGTTCAATGAATTCCCCCTCCCCCATCAGCTGAATCCAGTGCAGCTTTAGAGGAATCGCTCTTATGTACTAGTTATGTGACCCCAGAGAGCTGCACCCTTATTGTGTATCTCTAtgggaagcaatatggcagccccaCTCATGAGTAaatgtacagagaaggaatgtggTGGGCACATAATATTCTAATCCTCCTCCCCCTTCTCTTTCAGAGAGTGGCCCCCGTGTCGCCCCCAAACCTCCAAGCGCAGAGACACAGGACACAGAGGATGACCCCCACAAACGGCGCAATCAGGTGCTGTCAGTGCTGGCGGGGCTGCTGGCAATGGTGGGATACGCGGTGCTTAGCGGAATCGTCTCCATTCAGCGTGTGGCGCCAGACCACGCCCTCGAGCAGGGAATTACAATGGAAGATAATGAGGAAGAGGAGGAATGAGGGGGAGGAGCTTTGTGCTGTGCATTCCACGCCCCCTATTGACACAACCAATGGTCGGAGGCGAGACATTCCCTACTCTCCACAAGAGGGCGCTGCAGAGCTCACACTTTCATAGTGTAAAGCATTAACCCTCTGTGGCTTCTCCTTCCCAGGAGGATGCTGGGTAATAACTGTGTACATGGGGGGCGGAGCCTCATTCTGGAGCTGTCtgtaaaatacacacattttattgtACTCTCCTCCCATTCCTGCTCTCTTTATCCAACATAGGGGTGCACTGACTGGCCCCCAGGGGCCCCGAGCTTCATAATGTCTCCCTGGAAGCCTTTCCTCTCTGCTTCTGTGAGAATGAGGGGCGCTGTAGTGTTGGGGTGTCATTTGTAATCTCATGTACAACTACTGGGGGGCAACTTGCTCTGCCAATTACTTTACTGCAGTGTCCCCTTAGTCAGactagggggagatttggggtgagtgtttatttgtaccctgggtacccctggaactatagcagggtgacaccccaatgtttctatatatctgtaaccttgttatgagctaagggagcccagtctgaaggtcagttagggggagatttggggtgagtgtttatttgtaccctgggtacccctggaactatagcaggatggcaccccaatgtttctatatatctgtaaccttgttatgagctaagggggcccagtctgaaggccagttagggggagatttggggtgagtgattatttgtgccctgtgtacccctggaactatagcagggtgacaccccaatgtttctatatatctgtaaccttgttatgagctaagggggcccagtctgaaggtcagttagggggagatttggggtgagtgattatttgtgccctgtgtacccctggaactatagcagggtgacaccccaatgtttctatatatctgtaaccttgttatgagctaaggggacccagtctgaaggtcagttagggggagatttggggtgagtgtttatttgtaccctgggtacccctggaactatagcagggtgacaccccaatgtttctatatatctgtaaccttgttatgagctaagggggcccagtctgaaggccagttggggtacaaataagcactcaccccaaatctccccctaagaaCAACTGAATGGCAGGAGGGGGCATGAACCTGTCACAGGGTGATTATACTTTGCATgaagcagaattcagcaggaacagcctgagGGCAGTGAGAGAAGTAGTCAGACCTCTCTATATACCCGGAATTAGATGGAGCTGCTGATGTTGAGACAAACTTGAGCCAAACCCACCTTCTCTccctctctatatacagtatataaatatatatatacacgtacagacctgccccgctgatgatgtcacaaaaggggtgggcacGTATAAGGACAGAAGCTGACAGTGAAGTTGTGGGTGGGGCTCACACATCACTATTAGTGGCGCAAGTCTGTGGGGGAGGGGATTCCTGACTCAGTACGGAGAGCCGTTAGGGACAAACAGGGAAACATGTTGGGGTGTCAGGGGACAGTATCTGGGGATTGCTGAGAGATACAGTCACACTAACACTTTCCAATcccagttcagcaggaacagccacctacccacaatgcaacattttccctTCACTGGACATACACCCTGCAGGGGAGATGATTAGAGGAATGGGCGGGGCTTCCCAATTGACTTCTTAAAACCAATGGTCACATTCCTATTGGAAATTCCGCACTCGTTTTCATCCCACTCTGTGAAATTCCACATCTCTGCACTGGGACCTTACCCAGCATGCCCTGCTTCTCCTCTCAGCCTCACTGTGTAGCTATTAACACTACAGCATGATCCCATTCTTGCAGGAACAGCCAACCCCATGTGACTACTGTTCTACCATTCCATTCTTATAgcaaccccttcctatactgatggtgagatcttctttcctccccaccaatgaatcactcattcccctctcttggtagggaatcccataacctgactgcccttacagtaaagaaccccttcctatgctgatggtgatatctcctttcctccccaccaatgaatcactcattccccctctcttggtagggaatcccataacctgactgtccttacagtaaagaaccccttcctatgctgatggtgagatctcctttcctccccaccaatgaatcactcattccccctctcttggtagggaatcccataacctgactgtccttacagtaaagaaccccttcctatactgatggtgagatctcctttcctcccctccCATAACCATGTGTATATGGGGGTATTTGTATATAAGCAGCAGGGTGTGGGGATTTATATATCAGTGAGTTGTGACTCAGTTTGGGGCGGTGCATAACGAGTCCCTATAGAATAACATTAGGATATAATTGACTATAATGGCGGCTCAGTGTTTGCGCAGTACAAGTGGGAGGCGTGTCCTGGTGGATTAGAGACTCGGCACTGGAATAAAAGGAATAATTGAGGAATTCCTGGTCACTGATCCAGTTATTGAATATGTTCCGATGGGCTGGTGGTTCAGAGCTGCGGGTGGTGCCAGTAATGAAGTGAACTTGTCTGATGAGCAGAACATTATCAGCCATTGGTTGTGGCAGTAGCACAAGGGAAATCTCAGGTCCAATCAGTGTGAGGAACCTCAAAGCCCCACGTTGTGTATCTGGATCAGCACCAGAGTATTTGGGACAGGACCAAGTGGTGAGTAATTCTCCCTATAACCAATGTGAGATGGTTTCTCCCTCTGACTGGAACAAACACTCCCAAAATCACATCCTCAAGCAAATTAGTGTTGGGGAATAAGAGGGGGGCGGGGAAATGGCAGGTTGTGTGGAACACGCCCACTCCTAATAAACCCGGTGTAACGTCACCCACGGACAATGTGTTTTCCAAATCAGCCTTTTTGCACCTTCCTGAGCCAAAGACCCTCCCCGCAGCTCCTGGAGCTTTCCCCAAACCAGAGGCATGTTCCCTCTAACTCTATctgtataggtattccctgtactaagcacaattcagcaggaacagtccctaagtttgctcatagtctgtacagagagatcccataaaactatggtacataggtattccctgtactaagcacaattcagcaggaacagtccctaagtttgttcatagtctgtacagagagatcccataaaactatggcaacataggtattccctgtactaagcacaattcagcaggaacagtcccctaagtttgtttatagtctgtacagagagatcccataaaactatggtacataggtattccctgtactaagcacaattcagcaggaacagtccctaagtttgctcatagtctgtacagagagatcccataaaactatggcacataggtattcccctgtactaagtacaattcagcaggaacagtcccctaagtttgctcatagtctgtacagagagatcccataaaactatggtacataggtattcccctgtactaagcacaattcagcaggaacagtcccctaagtttgctcatagtctgtacagagagatcccataaaactatggtacataggtattccctgtactaagcacaattcagcaggaacagtccctaagtttgttcatagtctgtacagagagatcccataaaactatggcaacataggtattccctgtactaagcacaattcagcaggaacagtccctaagtttgctcatagtctgtacagagagatcccataaaactatggtacataggtattccctgtactaagcacaattcagcaggaacagtcccctaagtttgctcatagtctgtacagagagatcccataaaactatggtacataggtattccctgtactaagcacaattcagcaggaacagtccctaagtttgctcatagtctgtacagagagatcccataaaactatggtacataggtattcccctgtactaagcacaattcagcaggaacagcccctaagtttgctcatagtctgtacagagagatcccataaaactatggcagcataggtattccctgtactaagcacaattcagcaggaacagtccctaagtttgctcatagtctgtacagagagatcccataaaactatggtacataggtattccctgtactaagcacaattcagcaggaacagtcccctaagtttgctcatagtctgtacagagagatcccataaaactatggtacataggtattccctgtactaagcacaattcagcaggaacagtccctaagtttgctcatagtctgtacagagagatcccataaaactatggtacataggtattcccctgtactaagcacaattcagcaggaacagcccctaagtttgctcatagtctgtacagagagatcccataaaactatggcagcataggtattccctgtactaagcacaattcagcaggaacagtccctaagtttgctcatagtctgtacagagagatcccataaaactatggtacataggtattccctgtactaagcacaattcagcaggaacagtccctaagtttgttcatagtctgtacagagagatcccataaaactatggtacataggtattccctgtact
This Xenopus laevis strain J_2021 chromosome 8S, Xenopus_laevis_v10.1, whole genome shotgun sequence DNA region includes the following protein-coding sequences:
- the mtx1.S gene encoding metaxin 1 S homeolog, yielding MAAPMELYCWKGDWGLPSVDPDCLTVLTYAKFSGAPLKVHKITNPWRSPSGRLPALKTSDDGVLFQPSRIITHLRKQKYNADYDLSARQGADTLAFISLLEEKLLPALIHSFWVEGKNYVEHTRKWYAESIPFPLNFFLPNQMHKRNMERLKLIRGESWREEDEEMEGRLYTDAHECLSLLSQRLANNNFFFGDSPASLDAYVFSHLAPILNAKLPNNKLQQHLSSLPNLCRYCTSIITVYFPWEQESGPRVAPKPPSAETQDTEDDPHKRRNQVLSVLAGLLAMVGYAVLSGIVSIQRVAPDHALEQGITMEDNEEEEE
- the mtx1.S gene encoding metaxin 1 S homeolog isoform X1, translated to MAAPMELYCWKGDWGLPSVDPDCLTVLTYAKFSGAPLKVHKITNPWRSPSGRLPALKTSDDGVLFQPSRIITHLRKQKYNADYDLSARQGADTLAFISLLEEKLLPALIHSFWVEGKNYVEHTRKWYAESIPFPLNFFLPNQMHKRNMERLKLIRGESWREEDEEMEGRVSMLINNPCAAQNRGGASVIHIGSSSHLLLHTEGTPISYMSPHYPPVCAPQLYTDAHECLSLLSQRLANNNFFFGDSPASLDAYVFSHLAPILNAKLPNNKLQQHLSSLPNLCRYCTSIITVYFPWEQESGPRVAPKPPSAETQDTEDDPHKRRNQVLSVLAGLLAMVGYAVLSGIVSIQRVAPDHALEQGITMEDNEEEEE